DNA from Aliarcobacter skirrowii CCUG 10374:
TTTTTAAGAAATAGAGGAAAAGAGGTTTTTAAAATATTTGTAATAGATGGCAAAAACTATCTGCTTTTTGAAAGACCAAAAGTTAGTTTTTTAATAAAAGATATTGAAAGTAGTAGTTTTTCAAATAGTTACTATCTTGTTTTTGTCTTTTTTATTCTATTTTTTGTTTTAACTTTTTTATATATAAGAACATTAAAACAGCTTTTACCTCTTAAAATTTTAAAAGATAAGGTTATAAATCTTGGAGATGAGAAGTTTGATTTTGAGATAAAAAGTAGTGGCAAAAATGATGAGATAACAATTTTGACAAAAGAGTTTAAAAATAGTGCAAAAAAATTAAAAAATATAAAAGAGTCAAGAAATGTATTTATACGAAATATTATGCATGAACTTAAAACTCCAATCACAAAAGGAAAAATTCTTTTACAGCTTGAACAAAATGAAGAGAATAGTGAAAAACTAAAAATGGTTTTCAATCGTTTAGAGGCCTTAATAAATGAGTTTGCAACTATTGAAGAGTTAATATCTCAAAATAAAATTTTAGAAAAAAAGAGCTATTTTTTAGAAGATTTATTAGATGAGGCAAAAGATATTTTGATGCTTGAAGATAGTTTGGTAAAAAACTCTTACGAAAATATAAAGCTTTTTGTAAACTTTAGGCTCTTTAGTATTGCTATAAAAAATCTAATTGATAATGCAATAAAATACTCAAATAGCAAATCTCTTGAGATAAAAACTATTGGCGATGATATTTTATTTATAAATGATGGTGAGAAGTTAAAAGGTGATTTTCAAAAATATTTAGAGCCATTTTCTATAAAAACTTCAAATGAATCTTTTGGTTTGGGACTTTATATTGTATTTAATATTTTAAAAGCAAACGGGTATAATCTGCTTTATGATTATATAGATGGTAAAAATATTTTTACTATAAAAAAGGATATAAAATTTACGACATAGCAATAGTTGGAGCAGGTGCAAGTGGTTTGATGTTTGCTTCAAATTTAGATAAGAAAAAATTTAAAAATATTTGTTTAATAGATTCAAATGATAAAATAGGGCAAAAAATAAAAGTTTCAGGTGGGGCAAAGTGCAATATTACAAATGAGTTTGTAAGTGAAAATAACTATTTAGGAGATAGAGATTTTGCTAAAGATATTTTAAAAAGATTTTCAAAAGATGATTTGCTTAGATTTTTGAATAAAAATCAACTCTTTCCAAAAATAAATCCAAAAATAGTAAAGGGTACATATTTTTGCAAC
Protein-coding regions in this window:
- a CDS encoding ArsS family sensor histidine kinase, with the translated sequence MNKDSIIFSSTLNYVITILLLVFSFIFLLTNENYLKDKELIDKYRPLFKVVEKQRHNIDENFKSFLKDMNYELYFDKDIKPILKNKNKKLIFLRNRGKEVFKIFVIDGKNYLLFERPKVSFLIKDIESSSFSNSYYLVFVFFILFFVLTFLYIRTLKQLLPLKILKDKVINLGDEKFDFEIKSSGKNDEITILTKEFKNSAKKLKNIKESRNVFIRNIMHELKTPITKGKILLQLEQNEENSEKLKMVFNRLEALINEFATIEELISQNKILEKKSYFLEDLLDEAKDILMLEDSLVKNSYENIKLFVNFRLFSIAIKNLIDNAIKYSNSKSLEIKTIGDDILFINDGEKLKGDFQKYLEPFSIKTSNESFGLGLYIVFNILKANGYNLLYDYIDGKNIFTIKKDIKFTT